Proteins from a genomic interval of Methanofollis formosanus:
- a CDS encoding DUF1614 domain-containing protein produces MILSGVPTVALIPIFSADQIRLLAAVMIPVLLLYLFILISEEAFELTGIKISHAFFMTFGALIGSFIDIPLMMIDGVTLAVNVGGCLVPVAISAEVLLKRRVDPMPAILSVAVVTVVSYYFSFPVEGQGILMPFYIAPLVGAASGILFTRAGPTAGAAAYIGGTIGTLIGADFLNLATPGTIEAIAGGAPAVLSIGGAGVFDGIFLTGILAVFLATLAARRIRRSKKDPEATRHE; encoded by the coding sequence ATGATCCTGAGCGGGGTCCCGACCGTCGCCCTCATCCCGATATTCTCGGCCGACCAGATCAGACTTCTCGCTGCGGTCATGATCCCGGTCCTCCTCCTCTACCTCTTCATCCTGATCAGTGAGGAGGCCTTCGAGCTCACCGGGATAAAGATCTCACACGCTTTTTTCATGACCTTCGGCGCCCTGATCGGGAGTTTCATCGACATACCCCTGATGATGATCGACGGCGTGACCCTCGCGGTGAACGTCGGCGGGTGTCTTGTCCCGGTCGCGATCTCCGCGGAGGTCCTTCTCAAGCGGCGGGTCGACCCCATGCCTGCCATCCTCTCGGTGGCGGTGGTGACGGTGGTCTCGTATTATTTCTCCTTCCCTGTCGAGGGCCAGGGGATCCTGATGCCCTTCTATATCGCTCCGCTCGTCGGGGCGGCCTCAGGGATCCTCTTCACGCGTGCGGGACCGACCGCAGGCGCTGCGGCATATATCGGCGGGACGATCGGGACACTTATCGGGGCCGACTTTCTCAACCTGGCAACTCCCGGAACGATTGAGGCGATCGCCGGAGGTGCCCCGGCTGTCCTCTCCATCGGTGGGGCGGGCGTCTTCGACGGGATCTTCCTCACCGGCATCCTCGCCGTCTTCCTTGCCACCCTGGCCGCACGCCGGATCAGGCGCTCAAAGAAAGATCCGGAGGCAACCCGGCACGAATAA
- a CDS encoding tripartite tricarboxylate transporter permease, with the protein MLASLLLGTLVGVALGTVSGLVPGVHVNTMAALLLSLSPVLAVTLGAEALAAALVAALVTHTFLDCVPSTFLGVPDADTAVMVLPAHALCMEGRGAEAVRISALGSASAVAWALPLALLFLVILPLMQSAIDWGIGLLLLVVACSLVVFSESPEWSAAVFLVSGLLGLFVFRYSFLAWHGGTSVLMPLLSGLFGVAVILSASGGRMPAQGGAVSYPERREVLRCSFTGSVAGAVVGWLPGLSNATANALLASVIDYGQDRRGYLLATSAANTANAFLGLSALYALGRTRNGVMVALATFDLPPLSLLLLVAAIAATIAYLLTLFCSGAAALFARVKLGPLHTAVVLSVVVLSFLLCGPFGLFVLAAATLVGTVPGLVQVRRVSCMGAVMVPVILSSLGLVVF; encoded by the coding sequence GTGCTCGCCTCCCTCCTCCTCGGGACCCTGGTGGGAGTGGCGCTGGGAACGGTCAGCGGACTGGTGCCCGGCGTGCATGTCAACACCATGGCCGCCCTCCTCCTCTCCCTCTCCCCGGTCCTGGCCGTCACCCTGGGGGCCGAAGCCCTTGCCGCCGCGCTCGTCGCCGCCCTCGTCACCCATACCTTTCTGGACTGCGTCCCGTCCACCTTCCTGGGGGTGCCGGACGCGGACACCGCGGTGATGGTGCTTCCGGCCCATGCTCTCTGTATGGAGGGGCGGGGTGCGGAGGCGGTGCGGATCTCCGCGCTCGGGAGCGCCAGTGCCGTTGCCTGGGCTCTTCCCCTCGCTCTTCTCTTCCTCGTTATCCTTCCGCTCATGCAGTCCGCGATCGACTGGGGGATCGGGCTTCTGCTTCTTGTCGTCGCCTGTTCTCTGGTCGTCTTCTCCGAGTCACCCGAATGGTCGGCCGCTGTCTTCCTGGTCTCCGGTCTCCTTGGACTGTTCGTCTTCAGGTACTCCTTCCTTGCCTGGCACGGGGGCACCTCGGTCCTGATGCCCCTCCTCTCCGGCCTCTTCGGGGTGGCAGTCATCCTCTCCGCGAGTGGCGGTCGGATGCCTGCACAGGGCGGTGCAGTCTCGTACCCGGAGAGACGAGAGGTGCTGCGCTGCTCCTTCACCGGGTCGGTCGCGGGGGCGGTCGTCGGGTGGCTTCCCGGTCTCTCCAATGCGACCGCCAACGCCCTCCTCGCCTCGGTCATCGACTATGGCCAGGACCGGCGGGGCTATCTTCTTGCCACCAGCGCTGCGAACACCGCCAACGCCTTTCTCGGCCTTTCGGCCCTGTACGCTCTTGGCAGGACACGAAACGGGGTGATGGTCGCCCTCGCCACCTTCGACCTCCCGCCACTCTCGCTCCTCCTCCTCGTCGCGGCCATCGCTGCGACCATCGCCTATCTCCTCACGCTCTTCTGTTCGGGTGCGGCCGCCCTCTTTGCCCGGGTGAAACTCGGCCCCCTCCACACCGCCGTGGTCCTCTCGGTCGTCGTCCTCTCGTTTCTTCTCTGCGGGCCCTTCGGGCTCTTCGTCCTTGCGGCGGCGACCCTGGTCGGGACGGTCCCAGGACTGGTTCAGGTGAGGAGGGTCTCCTGTATGGGGGCGGTGATGGTCCCGGTCATCCTCTCCTCCCTCGGGCTGGTGGTTTTTTAA
- a CDS encoding uroporphyrinogen-III synthase, giving the protein MLIAITRLPEKAGRDAALCAEFGHECYTVSPLRAELIEDAIARFVAEANQGAFDCIFFTSALPAEVIAPKLSLPDGVRSVAIGPQTARTLARHGIEAETLPSFYSADFAPYLGEWLAGRRVGIPRAAVPNPGLLEAIRSAGGEACEYPSYHLVPSGEALDTGRADAVLFTSASSFREARWTRRPGQVVAAIGRVTAAAMEEIPPDVVGDGSLAGTLAALNRWTEEESTHA; this is encoded by the coding sequence ATGTTGATCGCGATCACCCGGCTCCCTGAAAAGGCGGGGAGGGACGCCGCCCTCTGTGCCGAGTTCGGCCATGAGTGTTATACCGTCTCGCCACTCAGGGCCGAACTCATCGAAGATGCAATCGCCCGGTTCGTGGCCGAAGCGAACCAGGGCGCCTTCGACTGCATCTTCTTCACCAGCGCCCTCCCGGCAGAGGTCATCGCCCCGAAACTCTCGCTCCCCGACGGGGTGAGGAGCGTCGCCATCGGTCCGCAGACGGCGCGGACCCTTGCGCGGCACGGGATAGAGGCCGAGACCCTTCCTTCCTTCTACTCGGCCGACTTCGCCCCGTACCTGGGCGAATGGCTGGCAGGGCGGCGGGTCGGGATCCCGCGGGCCGCGGTCCCGAACCCCGGCCTCCTGGAGGCGATCCGGTCGGCCGGCGGGGAGGCGTGCGAGTACCCCTCCTATCACCTCGTCCCGTCTGGCGAGGCGCTCGACACCGGCCGGGCCGACGCGGTTCTTTTCACCAGCGCCTCCTCGTTCAGGGAGGCGAGGTGGACGCGACGTCCCGGGCAGGTCGTCGCCGCCATCGGTCGGGTGACGGCCGCGGCGATGGAGGAGATCCCCCCCGACGTCGTCGGGGACGGGTCCCTTGCCGGGACGCTGGCGGCGCTGAACAGATGGACCGAGGAGGAGAGCACCCATGCCTGA
- a CDS encoding RNA-guided pseudouridylation complex pseudouridine synthase subunit Cbf5 codes for MPERRRVAGVPAAGLVVVDKPQGPSSHQVSAWVGEMLGVPIGHAGTLDPMVSGVLVIMIGPAVRLAPVLLKERKEYVCAMRLHGDVPAEMVEEVAKEFTGRIYQRPPRRSAVKRSLRIRKIYELEVLDIDGRLVLFRVVCDAGTYIRSLCHHLGLALGTGAHMQELRRTRSGEFTEENAHSLHDLRDAVVAAEEGDTSALEALILPAAAGIGDLHRVVVRDTAVDALCHGAVLAGVGVLSKTKYKKGEMVAVLTGKGELICLGEALTDADAYEPGQTGLVVAPRTVMMPPGTYPTHWTSRPQQKKG; via the coding sequence ATGCCTGAACGCCGGAGAGTCGCCGGCGTGCCCGCCGCCGGACTGGTCGTCGTCGACAAACCGCAGGGACCGTCCAGCCATCAGGTCTCTGCCTGGGTCGGGGAGATGCTCGGCGTGCCGATCGGGCATGCCGGGACCCTGGACCCGATGGTCTCGGGGGTGCTGGTGATCATGATCGGCCCGGCGGTCAGACTCGCCCCCGTCCTTCTCAAGGAGCGCAAGGAGTACGTCTGCGCCATGCGCCTCCACGGCGATGTGCCTGCGGAGATGGTCGAGGAGGTCGCAAAGGAGTTCACCGGCCGGATCTACCAGCGCCCACCGCGACGGAGTGCGGTGAAGCGGAGCCTGCGGATCAGGAAGATCTACGAACTCGAAGTTCTCGACATCGACGGGAGGCTTGTCCTCTTCAGGGTGGTCTGCGACGCCGGGACATATATCAGGTCGCTCTGTCACCACCTGGGCCTGGCACTCGGGACCGGCGCCCACATGCAGGAGCTCCGCCGGACCCGTTCGGGTGAGTTCACCGAAGAGAACGCACACTCCCTCCATGACCTCAGGGACGCTGTCGTAGCCGCAGAAGAAGGGGACACGTCGGCACTCGAAGCCCTGATCCTCCCGGCCGCCGCGGGGATCGGGGACCTCCACCGGGTGGTGGTGCGGGACACCGCGGTCGACGCCCTCTGTCACGGGGCCGTCCTCGCCGGGGTGGGCGTGCTCTCAAAGACAAAGTACAAAAAAGGCGAGATGGTCGCGGTGCTCACCGGGAAGGGCGAACTGATCTGTCTGGGCGAGGCACTCACCGACGCCGACGCCTACGAGCCCGGGCAGACCGGTCTGGTCGTCGCCCCGCGGACGGTGATGATGCCGCCCGGCACCTACCCCACGCACTGGACCAGCAGGCCCCAGCAGAAAAAAGGATAG
- a CDS encoding proline iminopeptidase-family hydrolase, whose translation MDIPAEGFAEVPGGRVAYSFAGAEQSGTPLLALHGGPGCTWDYLAPLASLGGRPVVFYDQLGCGNSDRPADSSLWTLERAVDELAAVREELGLDRVHILGQSWGTMLAVEYMLTSRPAGVESLVLSAPCLSASRWAADGRRYLQALPEPHRQAILRAEEAGVYDDPTYQEAMMAYYRLHVCRLDPWPECLTRTFERLNTEIYLQMWGPSEFTITGSLRDFERAGRLREITVPTLFTCGEFDEATPATTAYYHHMMPRSEIAVFEGAAHEHHLENTGEYLAVVRAFLSRAEGRAEPGRC comes from the coding sequence ATGGATATCCCTGCCGAAGGTTTTGCAGAGGTGCCCGGCGGACGGGTTGCGTACTCTTTCGCCGGGGCAGAACAGAGCGGCACTCCGCTCCTCGCCCTCCACGGCGGTCCCGGCTGCACATGGGACTATCTCGCACCCCTCGCCTCGCTTGGAGGGAGACCAGTAGTCTTCTACGACCAGCTCGGCTGCGGGAACTCGGACCGCCCGGCTGACTCATCCCTCTGGACGCTGGAACGCGCGGTGGACGAACTCGCAGCGGTGCGGGAGGAGCTCGGCCTCGACCGCGTCCACATCCTCGGCCAGTCCTGGGGGACGATGCTCGCCGTCGAGTACATGCTCACGTCTCGCCCCGCAGGGGTGGAAAGTCTCGTTCTCTCCGCGCCCTGCCTCTCCGCCTCGCGATGGGCCGCAGACGGGCGAAGATATCTTCAGGCCCTCCCCGAACCCCACAGGCAGGCGATCCTCCGCGCCGAAGAGGCGGGCGTCTACGACGACCCCACATACCAGGAGGCGATGATGGCCTATTACCGCCTCCACGTATGCCGCCTCGATCCCTGGCCTGAGTGCCTGACGAGGACATTCGAACGCCTGAACACCGAGATCTACCTGCAGATGTGGGGCCCGAGCGAATTCACCATCACCGGAAGCCTCAGGGACTTCGAGCGTGCCGGACGACTCCGTGAGATCACGGTGCCCACGCTCTTCACCTGCGGGGAGTTCGATGAGGCGACTCCCGCGACGACGGCATACTACCACCACATGATGCCCAGGTCTGAGATCGCCGTCTTCGAGGGGGCGGCGCACGAGCATCACCTGGAAAATACCGGGGAGTATCTTGCCGTCGTCAGGGCTTTTCTTTCCAGGGCCGAAGGAAGGGCGGAGCCCGGTCGATGCTGA
- a CDS encoding M20 metallopeptidase family protein — protein sequence MREAVRTEIDDLISRKLPALVALYQDFHADPELSGEEVQTARQLAGELEAAGITVTMEIGGHGLIGVLENGPGPVMMLRADMDALPVQEETGLPYASRRPGVMHACGHDINMTALVGAAGVLASVREAWSGTLLFVGQPAEETVAGARAMLRDGLFTRFPRPTCAVAVHAGPDIPSGMIGTRSGVLSAGGESIDITVRGVGGHAAHPDQAKDPVVIAAETILALQTIRSREISPNEFFVLTVAAVHGGSKHNTIPDEVTMKANLRYHHHPVREQGLEAVRRIAAGAARTAGVPEDLMPVVTVIDESVPPLVTDAGLTGRCSLAVEEMLGEGSVIEIPPLSGSEDFAVYGQEGVPLVYFRVGTMLGEKPGPYLHSSRFAPDQTAAIRYATLVLVASALACTGKE from the coding sequence GTGCGTGAAGCAGTACGAACCGAGATCGATGATCTGATCAGCCGCAAGCTCCCGGCGCTCGTCGCCCTTTACCAGGACTTCCATGCCGACCCCGAACTCTCCGGGGAGGAGGTGCAGACCGCACGGCAACTCGCCGGAGAACTCGAGGCCGCAGGCATCACGGTTACCATGGAGATCGGCGGGCACGGCCTCATCGGGGTGCTCGAGAACGGCCCCGGCCCCGTGATGATGCTCAGGGCCGACATGGACGCCCTGCCGGTTCAGGAGGAGACCGGGCTCCCGTATGCGAGCAGGCGTCCGGGGGTGATGCATGCCTGCGGCCACGACATCAATATGACTGCCCTCGTCGGGGCCGCCGGGGTGCTCGCCAGCGTGCGGGAGGCATGGTCCGGGACGCTCCTCTTCGTCGGTCAGCCCGCCGAGGAGACGGTCGCAGGGGCGCGAGCGATGCTCAGGGACGGCCTGTTCACCAGGTTCCCACGACCGACGTGTGCCGTCGCCGTCCACGCCGGCCCGGACATCCCGTCCGGGATGATCGGGACACGGAGCGGCGTCCTCTCGGCCGGCGGCGAGTCGATCGACATCACCGTCAGGGGGGTCGGCGGGCACGCCGCCCACCCCGACCAGGCGAAGGACCCCGTCGTCATCGCCGCCGAGACCATCCTCGCCCTCCAGACGATCAGGTCCAGGGAGATCAGCCCGAACGAGTTCTTCGTGCTCACCGTCGCCGCCGTCCACGGCGGGAGCAAGCACAACACCATCCCTGACGAGGTGACGATGAAGGCGAACCTCCGCTATCACCATCATCCGGTCAGGGAACAGGGGCTTGAGGCCGTCCGCCGGATCGCCGCGGGGGCCGCCAGAACCGCCGGCGTCCCCGAGGATCTGATGCCGGTGGTCACGGTCATCGACGAGTCGGTGCCCCCCCTGGTCACCGACGCCGGCCTCACCGGGCGGTGCAGTCTTGCGGTGGAGGAAATGCTCGGCGAGGGGAGTGTCATCGAGATCCCGCCGCTCTCAGGAAGCGAGGACTTCGCCGTCTATGGCCAGGAAGGGGTGCCGCTCGTCTACTTCAGGGTCGGGACGATGCTCGGCGAAAAGCCCGGGCCGTACCTGCATTCTTCACGCTTCGCGCCGGACCAGACTGCGGCGATCAGATACGCAACGCTGGTTCTCGTCGCCTCGGCCCTCGCCTGCACCGGGAAGGAATGA
- a CDS encoding HdeD family acid-resistance protein: MEIVEINPKEWGSFVIRGLAAILFGAVVLLWTEITLELLMILFGLLVIVYGITLAAFGSTRPVGESRTTLTMIMGILVVILGIVAVAMPFLVAAVIVSVIGMLALVMGATDLGIAIFAMEGRSHRVLLALSGILSIILGLLFLVYPLMGGIVLVALYLGVFSILFGVLSVAAGIALRGEAKEN; the protein is encoded by the coding sequence ATGGAGATTGTAGAAATCAACCCCAAAGAATGGGGTTCGTTCGTGATACGAGGACTGGCCGCGATCCTCTTCGGGGCGGTGGTCCTCCTCTGGACCGAGATCACCCTTGAACTCCTGATGATCCTCTTCGGGCTCCTGGTGATCGTCTACGGCATCACGCTCGCCGCCTTCGGTTCCACACGGCCGGTGGGTGAGTCGAGAACGACCCTCACCATGATCATGGGGATCCTCGTCGTCATCCTGGGTATCGTAGCGGTCGCGATGCCGTTCCTTGTTGCGGCGGTCATCGTGAGCGTGATAGGCATGCTCGCCCTCGTCATGGGGGCCACCGACCTCGGCATCGCCATCTTCGCGATGGAAGGACGTTCCCATCGGGTCCTCCTCGCGCTCTCCGGGATCCTCTCCATCATCCTCGGCCTGCTCTTCCTGGTCTATCCGCTGATGGGCGGAATCGTCCTGGTCGCCCTGTACCTCGGCGTCTTCTCCATCCTCTTCGGTGTGCTCTCGGTCGCCGCCGGGATCGCCCTCAGGGGAGAGGCGAAGGAGAATTAA
- a CDS encoding YbgA family protein, which produces MQTFERPRVVVSRCIDFDHCRWNGDMIRSEVVQRMKEHVEFVPVCAEAEIGLGIPREPVRLVEEHDEIRLVQHETDRDVTEMMTDFAASFLDGLGEVDGFLLKSRSPSCGTRGVKIYRSMKGGTSQGTTAGLFAQAVLTRHPDLPVEDEGRLRNRRIREHFLVRLFTLAAFRAARAHGDIHSLADFHARNKLLLMAYSQKELQTLGRVAANQEKRSVEEVTATYEAHLRTALERPPRAASRINVLFHALGYFKDRLSPEEKAFFLETVEQYRRDEVALCPNLTILRSWIVRFGIDYLADQTFFSPLPPGLMAVPPDLSQDQRDYWKDERGRQRP; this is translated from the coding sequence ATGCAGACCTTTGAACGACCGAGGGTGGTGGTGAGCAGGTGCATCGATTTCGACCACTGCCGGTGGAACGGGGACATGATCAGGAGCGAGGTTGTGCAGCGGATGAAAGAGCACGTCGAGTTCGTACCGGTCTGCGCCGAAGCGGAGATCGGCCTCGGGATTCCGAGAGAACCGGTCAGACTGGTCGAAGAGCACGATGAGATCAGGCTTGTGCAGCATGAGACCGACCGCGACGTCACCGAGATGATGACCGACTTTGCCGCTTCGTTCCTCGACGGCCTCGGGGAGGTGGACGGGTTTCTCCTCAAGTCCAGGTCACCTTCCTGCGGGACCAGGGGGGTCAAAATATACCGGTCCATGAAGGGCGGCACCTCTCAGGGAACGACCGCCGGCCTCTTCGCGCAGGCGGTGCTCACCCGCCACCCCGACCTCCCGGTGGAGGACGAGGGGAGACTGAGAAACCGACGGATCAGAGAACACTTCCTCGTCAGACTCTTCACCCTGGCCGCCTTCAGGGCGGCGAGGGCACACGGAGATATACACTCCCTCGCAGACTTTCACGCCAGAAACAAACTTCTCCTGATGGCATACAGCCAGAAAGAACTCCAGACGCTTGGGAGAGTGGCGGCAAACCAGGAGAAGCGGTCGGTCGAAGAGGTCACCGCCACGTACGAGGCGCACCTCCGCACCGCCCTGGAACGGCCCCCCAGGGCCGCATCCCGGATCAACGTCCTCTTCCACGCCCTGGGATATTTCAAAGACCGTCTCTCCCCGGAAGAGAAGGCCTTCTTCCTTGAGACCGTCGAGCAGTACCGCCGGGACGAAGTGGCGCTCTGCCCGAACCTGACCATCCTGCGCTCATGGATCGTCAGGTTCGGGATCGACTATCTCGCCGACCAGACCTTCTTCTCCCCCCTCCCCCCCGGCCTGATGGCGGTGCCCCCCGACCTCTCGCAAGACCAGCGGGACTACTGGAAGGATGAACGAGGGAGGCAGAGACCGTGA
- a CDS encoding VOC family protein, protein MPTVTWFEIPAGDTGRAKAFYQDLFGWNVRPFPAEFKEDFWMVETGGGVGGDLFRREFRGQQMMIYIDVPSIEAYLKKVVDLGGRVLTGKTEVPGMGHLAVCEDTEQNRFGLWESAGGSGE, encoded by the coding sequence ATGCCCACCGTTACCTGGTTCGAGATCCCTGCCGGCGACACCGGCAGGGCGAAAGCATTCTATCAGGATCTTTTCGGCTGGAATGTCCGGCCGTTCCCGGCAGAGTTCAAGGAAGACTTCTGGATGGTCGAGACCGGCGGCGGGGTCGGCGGCGACCTTTTCAGACGGGAGTTCCGCGGTCAGCAGATGATGATCTATATCGACGTCCCTTCCATCGAGGCATATCTCAAGAAGGTCGTCGACCTGGGCGGCCGGGTGCTGACCGGGAAGACCGAGGTGCCGGGGATGGGGCACCTGGCGGTCTGCGAGGACACCGAACAGAACCGCTTCGGGCTCTGGGAAAGCGCGGGGGGCTCAGGTGAGTGA
- a CDS encoding ATP-binding protein, translating to MEPDQILPAESPDLARTIAALANSGGGTIFIRGDTDTARAALMDALRAIVPMPTCPDEDAAARPAHQGIARPPEVSIHTPGERENGLPVTVTPGASLCTVDGVVPVFEDGTVRPLSLTEVVRRAGSGG from the coding sequence ATGGAGCCCGACCAAATCCTCCCGGCCGAGAGCCCCGACCTTGCCCGCACCATCGCCGCCCTCGCCAACAGCGGCGGGGGAACGATCTTCATCCGCGGGGATACCGATACGGCTCGGGCCGCCCTTATGGACGCCCTCAGGGCGATCGTGCCGATGCCGACCTGTCCCGACGAAGACGCCGCCGCCCGCCCGGCACACCAGGGGATCGCCCGTCCGCCTGAAGTTTCGATTCATACGCCAGGGGAGCGGGAGAACGGTCTGCCGGTCACGGTCACGCCCGGCGCATCTCTCTGCACCGTGGACGGAGTGGTGCCGGTCTTCGAGGATGGGACAGTCAGGCCCCTCAGCCTCACCGAGGTAGTCAGGCGGGCGGGTTCGGGAGGATGA
- a CDS encoding rhodanese-like domain-containing protein, with protein sequence MSYRYRTSLLLLLLLLLWSGGCMETPAWTDLSVEEAHTLIRERAGDPGFGILDVRTPEEFAAGHIEGAVNIDWYGPDFREEVGALDRETAYLVYCRTGVRSAEASAVMIEEGFGEVYNMEKGITAWKEAGYRTVT encoded by the coding sequence ATGTCGTACCGGTACAGAACCTCCCTTCTGTTGCTCCTCCTCCTGCTCCTCTGGTCGGGAGGATGTATGGAAACGCCTGCATGGACCGATCTCTCGGTCGAAGAGGCCCACACTCTCATCCGGGAACGTGCAGGAGATCCTGGCTTTGGAATCCTGGACGTCAGGACACCGGAAGAGTTTGCCGCCGGTCATATCGAAGGGGCGGTCAATATCGATTGGTACGGGCCTGACTTCAGGGAGGAGGTCGGGGCCCTGGACCGCGAGACGGCCTATCTCGTCTACTGCCGGACCGGCGTCAGGAGTGCCGAGGCGTCGGCGGTGATGATCGAAGAAGGGTTTGGCGAGGTCTACAATATGGAGAAGGGGATCACCGCCTGGAAGGAGGCCGGTTACCGGACTGTCACCTGA
- a CDS encoding calcium/sodium antiporter: MIIEGIIFIIGIVLLVKGADYFVGGGSGLAARFGVSAATIGFTVIAFGTSLPEFVVSVNAIIANDSGIALGNVLGSNIANIALVLALCAIINPKIVGSRATAGMMLRETGLMLAATVVFLLLAMRGVFDVWAGAAMLVAFVVILALLWRGGGAQNDEGEVRSHGRRDIALTIGGLVAVAIGAQLVVDTSVAIATSLGVPTFIIGLSMVAIGTSLPELATSLVAILRNEGGISVGNILGSNIFNLLFVMGVGALISPVLIGNFTDVLVTAAFSAAVIPLFLLGDRLTRVWAAGLLGAYVLYIAATFGLI; this comes from the coding sequence ATGATCATCGAGGGCATCATCTTCATCATCGGCATCGTTCTTCTGGTCAAGGGTGCGGACTATTTCGTCGGTGGGGGCAGCGGACTTGCGGCACGCTTCGGGGTCTCGGCGGCGACCATCGGGTTCACGGTCATCGCCTTCGGTACCTCGCTCCCCGAGTTCGTGGTGAGCGTGAACGCCATCATCGCCAATGACAGCGGGATCGCACTCGGCAACGTGCTGGGCAGCAACATCGCCAACATTGCGCTGGTCCTCGCTCTCTGCGCGATCATCAACCCGAAGATCGTCGGGAGCAGGGCGACCGCCGGGATGATGCTCAGAGAGACCGGGTTGATGCTCGCCGCCACCGTCGTCTTCCTCCTCCTCGCGATGCGAGGGGTCTTCGACGTCTGGGCCGGAGCCGCGATGCTCGTCGCCTTCGTCGTTATCCTCGCCCTTCTCTGGCGGGGCGGCGGGGCGCAGAACGATGAAGGAGAGGTCAGGTCGCACGGGAGACGGGACATCGCCCTCACCATCGGCGGACTGGTGGCCGTCGCCATCGGTGCGCAACTCGTCGTCGACACCTCGGTGGCGATCGCCACGTCCCTGGGCGTCCCGACCTTCATCATCGGGCTCTCGATGGTGGCGATCGGCACCTCGCTCCCGGAACTCGCGACCTCGCTCGTCGCGATCCTCAGAAACGAGGGCGGGATCTCGGTCGGGAACATCCTGGGTAGCAACATCTTCAACCTCCTCTTCGTGATGGGGGTTGGCGCCCTGATCAGCCCGGTGCTGATCGGGAACTTCACCGACGTCCTCGTCACCGCCGCCTTCTCCGCGGCAGTCATCCCCCTCTTTCTTCTGGGTGATCGGTTGACCCGGGTCTGGGCGGCGGGACTTCTCGGGGCATATGTCCTCTATATCGCCGCGACCTTCGGACTGATCTAG
- a CDS encoding prenyltransferase, with translation MSSDLRALIRLGRLPFVLGGFCLFAYGNLVAGLAGASPAAAELLLGCLVLAAGQLSVSYSNDYYDRRADALGERTRISGGSGILVDRPDLAPAARRIALGLIALSLLLALCFSLIYPVPWYFLPFVLTGNLMGWYYTGPPLSLAYRGLGEAATMLTFGFFMPGMGYLVAAGHLDLFFFTASFPLLFLGLAFIVTVELPDMEADRAAGKRNFVAASGRTAAYRVAFLGCAAASVLFFLAGSVHPVFWTVSFLSLVPLAVTAVHLRASRPDRDGAVPAAERAMAGLVACILLADLTLVLSLT, from the coding sequence ATGTCGTCCGATCTCCGTGCCCTGATCAGGTTGGGCCGCCTTCCCTTCGTACTCGGGGGTTTCTGTCTTTTCGCCTATGGAAATCTCGTAGCCGGACTTGCCGGGGCATCTCCCGCCGCCGCAGAACTTCTCCTCGGCTGCCTCGTTCTCGCCGCGGGGCAGCTCTCGGTCTCCTACTCCAACGACTACTACGACCGTCGGGCCGATGCCCTCGGGGAGCGGACCCGCATATCGGGCGGGAGCGGGATTCTCGTCGACCGCCCCGACCTAGCGCCGGCGGCCCGAAGGATCGCCCTCGGGCTGATTGCTCTTTCCCTTCTCCTCGCGCTCTGCTTCAGTCTCATCTATCCGGTTCCCTGGTATTTCCTCCCCTTTGTCCTGACCGGGAACCTGATGGGCTGGTATTACACCGGCCCGCCGCTCTCGCTTGCCTATCGGGGTCTTGGCGAGGCGGCGACCATGCTCACCTTCGGGTTCTTCATGCCAGGCATGGGCTATCTCGTCGCGGCAGGCCATCTCGACCTCTTCTTCTTCACCGCCTCGTTCCCGCTTCTTTTCCTGGGCCTCGCCTTCATCGTCACCGTCGAACTCCCTGACATGGAGGCGGACCGCGCCGCGGGCAAACGGAATTTCGTCGCCGCTTCCGGGAGGACGGCCGCATATCGTGTGGCTTTCCTCGGCTGTGCGGCCGCGTCCGTACTGTTCTTCCTGGCGGGATCGGTCCATCCGGTCTTCTGGACGGTCTCCTTCCTCTCCCTCGTCCCGCTCGCGGTCACGGCCGTCCACCTGCGTGCGTCCCGGCCAGACCGCGACGGTGCCGTCCCGGCCGCGGAACGGGCCATGGCAGGGCTCGTCGCATGTATCCTCCTTGCCGACCTCACGCTCGTTCTGTCACTCACCTGA